From a single Mycolicibacterium moriokaense genomic region:
- a CDS encoding WS/DGAT domain-containing protein, with the protein MTVRRLSAVDAQTYWMSAKIPNDQFLLYGFNGVPANVDRALQEIRTRAQDCPELTLRVRDSVLSYPQWVTGDVSADQFVVHEPTSWTDCLSTVAGLASDQLDARSMTWRLHVFCAVDDMPRTRRGAVAVVQMAHALGDGIRSSALAALLFGRAGVVAPVEPPSSAKPLALPWLGYRAARAHRQLERDTAAGLVPPQADSRPALITNSRPEGSISIRTVVRHRADIPGPTVTVGVLAAISTALSAHLHELGDDPRLLGAEVPMAKQGPRRAHNHFGNVGVGLYPNLKPGERITRIAEDLSNRRRRAAHPAMRAATRAFEAVPAPLLRWGVTRFDPSLRSPTVTGNTVVSSVNRGQIDLHFGDAPVVLTAGYPGLSPMMGLTHGVHGIGDTIAISVHAAEPAVGDIDAYVERLDAALGG; encoded by the coding sequence ATGACGGTCCGCCGACTGTCTGCTGTCGACGCGCAGACGTACTGGATGTCGGCGAAGATTCCCAACGATCAGTTTCTGCTCTACGGCTTCAACGGAGTGCCGGCGAACGTCGACCGGGCCCTGCAGGAGATCCGGACCCGCGCGCAGGACTGTCCTGAGTTGACGCTACGGGTCCGCGACAGTGTGCTGAGCTACCCGCAATGGGTGACCGGCGACGTCAGCGCGGACCAGTTCGTCGTGCACGAGCCGACATCGTGGACGGACTGCCTGTCCACCGTCGCCGGGCTGGCGTCGGACCAACTGGACGCACGCTCGATGACGTGGCGGCTGCACGTCTTCTGCGCTGTCGATGACATGCCACGCACGCGCAGGGGAGCCGTGGCGGTGGTGCAGATGGCCCACGCACTCGGCGACGGGATCCGCTCGTCCGCGCTGGCGGCGCTGTTGTTCGGTAGGGCCGGTGTCGTAGCGCCGGTGGAGCCGCCATCGTCGGCCAAGCCGCTGGCGCTGCCATGGCTCGGCTACCGTGCCGCCCGCGCACATCGTCAACTGGAGCGCGATACCGCCGCCGGACTCGTGCCGCCGCAAGCTGATTCGCGTCCGGCACTGATCACCAATTCGCGACCCGAGGGTTCGATCAGTATTCGCACCGTGGTGCGACATCGTGCCGACATACCGGGTCCGACCGTCACCGTCGGTGTGCTGGCGGCGATTTCCACGGCGTTGTCTGCGCACCTGCACGAGCTGGGCGACGATCCGCGGTTGCTTGGCGCCGAGGTGCCCATGGCGAAACAGGGCCCGCGTCGCGCGCACAATCACTTCGGCAACGTGGGCGTCGGCTTGTATCCGAACCTGAAGCCAGGCGAGCGGATTACCCGCATCGCTGAGGATCTCTCGAATCGCCGTCGTCGCGCTGCCCATCCCGCGATGCGTGCGGCGACTCGCGCCTTCGAGGCTGTTCCTGCGCCGCTACTACGCTGGGGCGTCACACGGTTCGACCCATCGCTGCGCTCGCCGACGGTGACGGGCAACACCGTCGTCTCCAGCGTCAACCGAGGTCAGATCGATCTCCACTTCGGCGACGCACCCGTCGTGCTGACCGCGGGCTATCCGGGTCTGTCTCCGATGATGGGCCTCACGCACGGCGTCCACGGCATCGGGGACACCATCGCGATCAGCGTGCACGCAGCTGAACCGGCGGTCGGTGATATCGATGCCTACGTCGAGCGCCTGGACGCTGCGCTCGGAGGCTGA
- a CDS encoding DoxX family protein, with protein MTAYGSAADIGLLILRVVLGLTMAAHGYNKFFGKGGLAGTAGWFDSMGMKPGIFHARVAATTEMAAGIGLAVGLLTPIPAAGFVALMLVAAWTVHRPNGFFIVKEGWEYNLVLAASAVGIATIGAGKLSLDYLLFRTSSLYDFLHGWWGLIISLGLGLAGGIGQLVIFYRPPAKADAA; from the coding sequence ATGACTGCATACGGTTCCGCTGCTGACATTGGCCTGCTGATCCTGCGAGTCGTGCTCGGTCTCACGATGGCCGCGCACGGTTACAACAAGTTCTTCGGCAAGGGCGGCTTGGCGGGCACCGCAGGCTGGTTCGACAGCATGGGGATGAAGCCCGGCATATTCCACGCCAGAGTCGCCGCAACCACGGAGATGGCGGCGGGTATCGGTCTCGCCGTCGGACTCCTCACGCCGATTCCGGCGGCAGGCTTCGTCGCGCTGATGCTGGTGGCCGCCTGGACCGTGCACCGGCCCAACGGCTTCTTCATCGTCAAGGAAGGCTGGGAGTACAACCTGGTGCTGGCTGCGTCGGCGGTCGGGATCGCGACAATCGGGGCCGGCAAGTTGAGCCTCGACTACCTGTTGTTCCGCACCTCGTCGCTGTACGACTTCCTGCACGGCTGGTGGGGTCTGATCATCTCGCTGGGCCTCGGGCTGGCCGGCGGCATCGGCCAACTGGTCATCTTCTATCGGCCGCCCGCCAAGGCCGACGCCGCGTAG